A genomic window from Glycine soja cultivar W05 chromosome 10, ASM419377v2, whole genome shotgun sequence includes:
- the LOC114371248 gene encoding pyruvate kinase 1, cytosolic-like produces the protein MPSSHLLLEEPIRMVSILEPSKPSFFSAMTKIVGTLGPKSRSVETISGCLKAGMSVARFDFSWHDPEYHQETLENLKAAIKSTKKLCAVMLDTVGAEMQVVNKSERAISLEANGLVVLTPDQGQEASSEILPINFDGLAKAVKKGDTIFIGQYLFTGSETTSVWLEVSEVKGQDVVCIIKNTATLAGSLFTLHASQIHIDLPTLTEKDKEVISTWGVKNKIDFLSLSYTRHAKDVRQAREFLSKLGDLSQTQIFAKIENVEGLTHFDEILQEADGIILSRGNLGIDLPPEKVFLFQKSALYKCNMAGKPAVLTRVVDSMTDNLRPTRAEATDVANAVLDGSDAILLGAETLRGLYPIETISTVGRICSEAEKVFNQDLYFKRTVKYVGEPMTHLESIASSAVRAAIKVKASIIICFTSSGRAARLIAKYRPTMPVLSVVIPRLKTNQLKWSFSGAFEARQSLIVRGLFPMLADPRHPAESTSATNESILKVALDHGKSLGVIKSHDRVVVCQKLGDASVVKIIELED, from the exons ATGCCTTCCAGTCACTTGCTTCTCGAGGAACCTATTAGGATGGTCTCCATCCTTGAGCCATCCAAGCCT agTTTTTTCTCTGCAATGACAAAGATTGTTGGTACCCTGGGACCTAAATCTAGATCCGTCGAAACCATTTCTGGTTGCCTCAAGGCTGGCATGTCTG TGGCTCGTTTTGACTTTTCATGGCATGACCCTGAGTACCACCAGGAGACTTTGGAGAATTTGAAGGCTGCTATCAAGAGTACTAAGAAGCTCTGTGCT GTTATGCTGGACACAGTGGGCGCTGAGATGCAGGTTGTTAACAAAAGTGAGAGAGCAATCTCGCTCGAGGCAAATGGTCTGGTTGTTCTAACTCCTGATCAGGGACAAGAAGCCTCTTCAGAGATATTGCCTATCAATTTTGATGGACTGGCTAAG GCAGTGAAGAAGGGAGACACCATTTTTATTGGTCAATACTTGTTCACGGGAAGTGAAACTACTTCTGTATGGCTAGAG GTATCTGAAGTCAAAGGGCAAGATGTTGTTTGTATTATAAAGAACACAGCTACATTGGCTGGGTCATTGTTCACTTTGCATGCCTCTCAAATTCATATTGATTTGCCTACTCTCACTGAGAAAGACAAGGAG GTTATAAGCACCTGGGgtgttaaaaacaaaattgattttctgTCACTGTCATATACTCGGCACGCTAAAGACGTTCGCCAG GCTCGCGAATTTCTTTCCAAGTTAGGTGATCTCAGCCAGACTCAAATTTTTGCAAAGATTGAAAATGTTGAg GGATTGACCCATTTTGATGAGATTCTTCAAGAAGCTGACGGTATTATCCTTTCCCGTGGGAATTTGGGTATTGATCTTCCACCAGAGAAG gtgtttttgtttcaaaaatCTGCCCTTTACAAGTGTAACATGGCTGGGAAACCTGCTGTGCTTACACGTGTTGTGGATAGCATGACTGACAACTTGAGACCAACTCGTGCTGAAGCCACAGATGTTGCCAATGCTGTTTTAGATGGAAGTGATGCCATACTTCTGGGTGCTGAGACTTTACGTGGGTTGTACCCTATTGAGACTATTTCTACTGTTGGCAGAATTTGTTCTGAG GCTGAGAAAGTTTTCAATCAAGACCTTTATTTTAAGAGGACAGTCAAGTATGTTGGAGAACCCATGACCCACTTGGAATCTATTGCATCCTCTGCg GTACGGGCTGCAATTAAGGTGAAAGCATCTATTATAATTTGTTTCACTTCATCAGGAAGGGCTGCAAG ATTGATCGCAAAGTATAGGCCAACAATGCCAGTACTATCTGTTGTGATCCCCCGACTCAAGACAAATCAGCTAAAGTGGAGCTTTAGTGGAGCTTTTGAG GCAAGACAATCACTTATCGTGAGAGGTCTCTTTCCTATGCTTGCAGATCCACGACATCct GCTGAGTCAACAAGTGCAACAAATGAGTCTATTCTTAAGGTTGCCCTTGATCATGGAAAATCATTGGGAGTTATTAAGTCACATGACCGGGTAGTTGTTTGCCAGAAACTTGGTGATGCATCTGTGGTTAAGATTATTGAGCTTGAAGATTAA
- the LOC114369383 gene encoding stress response protein NST1-like isoform X2 yields MFSGLVGVESPLQQQQQEQNPHHLQHHPQMVPYATHHDTENPHHPHLHHSIKQGYPPFLSKTKQQQQQQQQQSSFSDDDEPGSADDDPKKKVSPWQRMKWTDTMVRLLIMAVYYIGDEAGSEGTDKKKASGLMQKKGKWKSVSRAMMEKGFYVSPQQCEDKFSDLNKRYKRVNDILGKGTACRVVENQNLLDSMDLSPKMKEEVKKLLNSRHLFFREMCAYHNSCGNGNNNAPQQGESGGEVSQPQSQSQAQPHHQQQQQPQQQRCFHSSEVANLGGSGVEGLRVLKVGNGEEGDDDEDEDDDESEDDSDEDEDDLGEGGSRGHVGHGHEDIEDENDGRTMRKRARKVGGGVSNSLSPQTMQQLSAEVTGMFQDVGKSAWDKKQWMRNRMKQLEEQRISYHTQAFELEKQRLKWARFSSKKEREMERAKLENERRKLENERMVLLIRQKELELMGLQPQQQQHQQQQQHSST; encoded by the coding sequence ATGTTCTCTGGGTTGGTAGGAGTGGAAAGCCCTttacaacagcaacaacaggAACAAAACCCTCACCATTTGCAACACCATCCCCAAATGGTTCCCTATGCCACACACCATGACACTGAAAACCCTCATCATCCACACCTTCACCATTCAATCAAACAAGGGTACCCTCCTTTTTTATCCAAGACtaaacaacaacagcaacagcaacaGCAACAAAGCTCTTTCAGTGATGATGATGAGCCAGGGTCTGCTGATGATGACCCCAAGAAGAAGGTCTCACCATGGCAGAGAATGAAGTGGACTGATACCATGGTGAGGCTCTTGATAATGGCGGTTTATTACATTGGTGATGAAGCTGGCTCTGAAGGGACTGATAAGAAGAAAGCCTCTGGTTTGATGCAGAAGAAAGGGAAGTGGAAATCGGTTTCAAGGGCTATGATGGAGAAGGGGTTCTATGTTTCTCCTCAGCAGTGTGAGGACAAGTTCAGTGACTTGAACAAGAGGTATAAGAGGGTGAATGATATTCTTGGCAAGGGAACTGCTTGCAGGGTTGTGGAGAATCAGAACTTGTTGGATTCAATGGACTTGTCTCCAAAGATGAAAGAGGAGGTTAAGAAGTTGCTCAATTCCAGGCACTTGTTCTTCAGGGAAATGTGTGCTTACCATAATAGTTGTGGAAATGGGAATAACAATGCTCCACAGCAAGGAGAGTCTGGTGGTGAAGTGTCTCAGCCTCAGTCTCAGTCTCAGGCTCAACCTCATCATCAACAGCAGCAGCAACCGCAGCAACAACGATGTTTTCATTCATCAGAGGTGGCAAATTTGGGGGGTTCAGGTGTGGAGGGTTTGAGGGTGTTGAAAGTGGGAAATGGGGAAGAgggtgatgatgatgaggatGAGGATGATGATGAATCCGAGGATGATTCGGATGAGGATGAAGATGATTTGGGAGAAGGTGGTTCGAGGGGTCATGTGGGGCATGGACATGAAGACATTGAGGATGAGAATGATGGAAGGACAATGAGGAAGAGGGCAAGGAAAGTAGGAGGAGGGGTTTCCAATTCTCTGTCACCACAGACGATGCAGCAACTGAGTGCTGAAGTGACTGGCATGTTCCAAGACGTAGGTAAGAGTGCTTGGGACAAGAAACAATGGATGAGGAATAGGATGAAGCAGTTGGAGGAGCAGCGAATAAGCTACCATACACAAGCATTTGAGTTGGAGAAACAAAGGCTGAAATGGGCAAGGTTTAGCAGCAAGAAGGAGAGGGAAATGGAGAGAGCCAAACTTGAAAATGAAAGAAGGAAGCTTGAGAATGAGAGAATGGTTTTGCTCATTCGCCAGAAGGAGCTTGAATTGATGGGTCTTCAACCCCAACAACAGCAgcatcagcaacaacaacaacattctTCCACCTAG
- the LOC114372534 gene encoding uncharacterized protein LOC114372534, whose translation MASCDDDDDFSLLRDDTHHHLHQPYAPHHHHFSPSAVSVASASSVPPKPAAAADDDAEDFSNPFDEDDDGEKRKERDEIGEGAASYGFNNKRSKTTAPSNGVGAVSGGAEYRKDREEWSDTAIVCLLEAYTEKFTQLNRGNLRGRDWEEVAAVVSERCENQSKSVEQCKNKVDNLKKRYKLERHRMSSGCISTSHWPWFKQLEQIVGNSLPAKFSDEDKAVISAGTSPRQSKRYGVATPSTGGPANSMKSKALSNSRWRRVVLKISGAALTGSDTCNIDPKVAMLVSREVAIASRLGVEVAIVVGGRNFFSGEAWVNVTGLERCTAYQVGMMATVMNSILLQSTLEKMGVQTRVQTSVAMQEFAEPYNRQRAIRHLEKGRVVIFGGIGFGAGTPLFSTDIAAALRASELNAEAVLKGTNVDGVYDCNSRDNNFTFEHISFRELGSRGVTSMDMSALTFCEENAIPVVVFNLLEPGNISKALCGEQVGTLIDQTGAIS comes from the exons ATGGCCTCTTGCGACGACGACGATGACTTCTCTCTCCTCCGCGATGACacccaccaccacctccaccagCCCTACGCGCCGCACCACCATCACTTCTCCCCCTCCGCCGTCTCCGTCGCCTCCGCCTCCTCCGTGCCGCCTAAACCCGCCGCCGCCGCAGACGACGACGCCGAGGACTTCTCCAACCCCTTCGACGAAGACGACGACGGCGAGAAGCGCAAGGAGCGCGACGAGATCGGCGAGGGAGCCGCCTCGTACGGATTCAACAACAAGAGATCTAAGACGACGGCTCCGTCGAACGGCGTCGGCGCCGTATCCGGCGGCGCCGAGTACCGCAAGGACCGGGAGGAGTGGAGCGACACGGCGATTGTGTGCCTCCTCGAGGCGTACACGGAGAAGTTCACGCAGTTGAACCGGGGGAACCTGAGGGGAAGGGATTGGGAGGAGGTTGCGGCGGTGGTGAGCGAACGGTGCGAGAATCAATCAAAGAGCGTTGAACAGTGTAAAAACAAGGTCGATAACCTAAAGAAGAGGTACAAATTGGAGCGACACAGAATGAGCAGTGGCTGCATTTCCACCAGCCACTGGCCTTGGTTCAAGCAATTGGAACAGATCGTCGGAAATTCTCTCCCGGCGAAGTTCTCCGACGAGGATAAAGCGGTCATTTCAGCCGGAACTTCGCCCCGGCAATCGAAAAG ATATGGAGTGGCAACACCCAGCACTGGAGGTCCAGCAAATAGCATGAAGTCCAAAGCATTGTCAAACAGTAGATGGCGGAGGGTAGTCCTCAAAATTAGTGGGGCAGCTCTTACTGGATCTGATACCTGCAATATTGACCCTAAG gTGGCAATGTTAGTTTCAAGAGAAGTTGCCATAGCTTCCCGCCTTGGTGTGGAG GTGGCAATTGTTGTTGGAGGTCGTAATTTCTTCTCTGGAGAGGCTTGGGTAAATGTGACAGGTTTAGAAAGATGTACTGCGTACCAAGTTGG CATGATGGCAACTGTGATGAATTCAATATTGCTCCAATCGACTCTAGAGAAGATGGGTGTTCAGACTCGTGTACAAACTTCAGTTGCCATGCAGGAGTTTGCTGAACCATACAATAGGCAGCGGGCCATCAGACATCTTGAGAAAGGAAGGGTTGTTATATTTGGTGGCATTGGTTTTGGTGCTGGCACTCCTCTTTTCTCAACCGACATAGCTGCAGCTCTTCGTGCTTCAGAGC TTAATGCTGAAGCAGTTCTAAAGGGTACTAATGTAGATGGTGTATACGACTGCAACTCACGAGACAACAATTTCACTTTTGAGCACATATCCTTCAGAGAGCTAGGTTCAAGAGGTGTCACCTCTATGGATATGTCAGCGCTGACATTCTGTGAGGAAAATGCTATTCCTG
- the LOC114369383 gene encoding stress response protein NST1-like isoform X1 has protein sequence MEPIGLGCGMFSGLVGVESPLQQQQQEQNPHHLQHHPQMVPYATHHDTENPHHPHLHHSIKQGYPPFLSKTKQQQQQQQQQSSFSDDDEPGSADDDPKKKVSPWQRMKWTDTMVRLLIMAVYYIGDEAGSEGTDKKKASGLMQKKGKWKSVSRAMMEKGFYVSPQQCEDKFSDLNKRYKRVNDILGKGTACRVVENQNLLDSMDLSPKMKEEVKKLLNSRHLFFREMCAYHNSCGNGNNNAPQQGESGGEVSQPQSQSQAQPHHQQQQQPQQQRCFHSSEVANLGGSGVEGLRVLKVGNGEEGDDDEDEDDDESEDDSDEDEDDLGEGGSRGHVGHGHEDIEDENDGRTMRKRARKVGGGVSNSLSPQTMQQLSAEVTGMFQDVGKSAWDKKQWMRNRMKQLEEQRISYHTQAFELEKQRLKWARFSSKKEREMERAKLENERRKLENERMVLLIRQKELELMGLQPQQQQHQQQQQHSST, from the coding sequence ATGGAACCCATTGGACTAGGTTGTGGAATGTTCTCTGGGTTGGTAGGAGTGGAAAGCCCTttacaacagcaacaacaggAACAAAACCCTCACCATTTGCAACACCATCCCCAAATGGTTCCCTATGCCACACACCATGACACTGAAAACCCTCATCATCCACACCTTCACCATTCAATCAAACAAGGGTACCCTCCTTTTTTATCCAAGACtaaacaacaacagcaacagcaacaGCAACAAAGCTCTTTCAGTGATGATGATGAGCCAGGGTCTGCTGATGATGACCCCAAGAAGAAGGTCTCACCATGGCAGAGAATGAAGTGGACTGATACCATGGTGAGGCTCTTGATAATGGCGGTTTATTACATTGGTGATGAAGCTGGCTCTGAAGGGACTGATAAGAAGAAAGCCTCTGGTTTGATGCAGAAGAAAGGGAAGTGGAAATCGGTTTCAAGGGCTATGATGGAGAAGGGGTTCTATGTTTCTCCTCAGCAGTGTGAGGACAAGTTCAGTGACTTGAACAAGAGGTATAAGAGGGTGAATGATATTCTTGGCAAGGGAACTGCTTGCAGGGTTGTGGAGAATCAGAACTTGTTGGATTCAATGGACTTGTCTCCAAAGATGAAAGAGGAGGTTAAGAAGTTGCTCAATTCCAGGCACTTGTTCTTCAGGGAAATGTGTGCTTACCATAATAGTTGTGGAAATGGGAATAACAATGCTCCACAGCAAGGAGAGTCTGGTGGTGAAGTGTCTCAGCCTCAGTCTCAGTCTCAGGCTCAACCTCATCATCAACAGCAGCAGCAACCGCAGCAACAACGATGTTTTCATTCATCAGAGGTGGCAAATTTGGGGGGTTCAGGTGTGGAGGGTTTGAGGGTGTTGAAAGTGGGAAATGGGGAAGAgggtgatgatgatgaggatGAGGATGATGATGAATCCGAGGATGATTCGGATGAGGATGAAGATGATTTGGGAGAAGGTGGTTCGAGGGGTCATGTGGGGCATGGACATGAAGACATTGAGGATGAGAATGATGGAAGGACAATGAGGAAGAGGGCAAGGAAAGTAGGAGGAGGGGTTTCCAATTCTCTGTCACCACAGACGATGCAGCAACTGAGTGCTGAAGTGACTGGCATGTTCCAAGACGTAGGTAAGAGTGCTTGGGACAAGAAACAATGGATGAGGAATAGGATGAAGCAGTTGGAGGAGCAGCGAATAAGCTACCATACACAAGCATTTGAGTTGGAGAAACAAAGGCTGAAATGGGCAAGGTTTAGCAGCAAGAAGGAGAGGGAAATGGAGAGAGCCAAACTTGAAAATGAAAGAAGGAAGCTTGAGAATGAGAGAATGGTTTTGCTCATTCGCCAGAAGGAGCTTGAATTGATGGGTCTTCAACCCCAACAACAGCAgcatcagcaacaacaacaacattctTCCACCTAG